Proteins from a genomic interval of Staphylococcus debuckii:
- a CDS encoding helix-turn-helix transcriptional regulator has translation MEQSHRILSIYTRLIQQKVVNKDQLVQEWNVSPRTIQRDIDNIRNFLYDTDEWHGYRKEITYNHRSASYTMSSSNEDHTASIYFLIALLQTITPVIEHQLSDYLKLLIKTFHSHHEPELLYHLNKLKVGNQVQPCHNLTIANRAINQHQKLYMSGGKEITPLYIRYQGFTFHLVYHYQQQTMITDLGTTDLTFSPEYFTPRHSQNYYQEITFEMHTSLYKSMQYFYEHKIIKPQINGYCIVRFKMCPEDAVNLCFSCCKQIRIIEPADVRHKVFHQLLKLQETYMLNHLFADY, from the coding sequence ATGGAACAATCCCACCGTATACTTAGTATTTATACACGTTTAATCCAACAAAAAGTGGTCAATAAAGACCAACTTGTTCAAGAATGGAACGTCTCTCCGCGTACGATTCAACGCGATATCGATAATATCCGCAACTTTTTATATGATACAGATGAATGGCACGGTTATCGTAAAGAAATTACCTACAATCATCGTTCCGCTTCTTACACCATGAGCAGCAGCAATGAAGACCATACCGCTTCAATTTACTTCCTCATTGCCTTATTACAAACGATTACTCCCGTTATTGAACACCAACTCTCTGACTATTTAAAATTACTGATTAAGACCTTTCATAGTCATCATGAACCCGAATTACTTTATCATCTCAACAAATTGAAGGTCGGTAATCAAGTTCAACCTTGCCATAATTTGACTATCGCCAACCGAGCGATTAACCAACATCAGAAATTATATATGAGTGGAGGTAAAGAAATCACACCTTTGTATATTCGTTATCAAGGTTTTACTTTTCATTTAGTTTATCATTATCAACAGCAAACCATGATTACTGACCTCGGAACCACAGATTTGACCTTCAGCCCTGAATATTTCACCCCACGCCACTCTCAGAATTATTATCAAGAAATTACTTTTGAGATGCACACTTCATTATATAAATCCATGCAGTATTTTTACGAACATAAAATAATCAAACCGCAAATAAACGGTTACTGTATTGTTCGCTTCAAAATGTGCCCTGAAGATGCTGTCAATCTCTGCTTCTCATGTTGCAAACAAATTCGAATCATCGAACCCGCTGATGTGCGCCACAAAGTTTTTCACCAACTGCTGAAATTGCAAGAAACTTATATGCTCAACCATTTATTTGCCGATTACTAA
- a CDS encoding AMP-binding protein, with protein MADTNKIMIETERSQLTYNDFSKNLEKNAATILQWWEQAAEHPNERIGISVADPADFLTVYRAIQIAGKLPVVLDSKWTTTQFNAIIGHYDISHLITDTKQPAVPIPQLTLTELNSQYSTAEPCACNTPPEDLLHIGFTSGTTGMPKAYYRNRISWVVSYEANDAILKGAPSSIIAPGPLAHSLTLYALMYAHHHKIPCYMQTDYRPEQLLTQLQSHPGAAVFLVPSILEHILQFDADALAEIKVTFLTSGAKLEPRTIARFQEKLPKSEVIEFFGTSEASFISYHQVQDYQPHNVGQLFKGVQIKLRDDEGNRMTNLTDVGQLYIQSPMVFSGYVDGPRISEKDEIATGDYARLTHTGDLILEGCVNNKCIVGGMNVYPEEVERVIMQYFPVKHVMVAATPHYELGEVLIAYYESDVPLSITDVKKELRKYLERYKVPMRWIKVPQMQWTSSGKIARKAMTEIYGH; from the coding sequence ATGGCAGATACAAACAAAATAATGATTGAAACAGAAAGATCTCAACTCACATATAATGATTTCAGCAAAAATTTAGAGAAAAATGCAGCCACGATACTGCAATGGTGGGAACAAGCTGCAGAACATCCTAATGAAAGAATAGGTATCAGCGTGGCCGATCCTGCTGATTTTTTAACTGTTTATCGCGCGATTCAAATAGCTGGAAAATTGCCGGTGGTTTTAGATTCTAAATGGACAACCACACAATTTAACGCCATCATAGGACACTACGATATTTCTCATTTAATTACAGATACAAAGCAACCAGCAGTACCCATACCGCAATTAACTCTAACTGAACTGAATAGTCAATATAGTACTGCAGAGCCATGCGCATGCAACACACCTCCTGAAGATTTGTTACATATCGGTTTTACTTCCGGAACAACGGGCATGCCGAAAGCATATTATCGCAACCGGATTTCTTGGGTAGTCAGCTACGAAGCAAATGATGCAATCTTAAAGGGCGCTCCTTCTAGCATTATTGCGCCCGGCCCGCTAGCGCATTCTTTAACACTTTATGCACTGATGTATGCACATCATCATAAGATTCCATGCTATATGCAAACAGATTATCGGCCAGAACAGTTGTTAACACAGCTCCAATCTCATCCAGGTGCAGCCGTTTTCTTAGTGCCCTCGATTCTTGAACATATACTGCAATTTGATGCAGATGCACTTGCGGAGATTAAAGTTACTTTCTTAACTTCAGGCGCTAAACTGGAACCTAGAACTATCGCCCGTTTTCAAGAGAAGCTGCCTAAATCGGAGGTCATTGAATTTTTCGGTACGAGCGAAGCCAGTTTCATTTCCTATCATCAAGTACAAGACTATCAGCCGCATAATGTCGGACAATTATTTAAAGGAGTCCAAATCAAATTGCGAGATGATGAAGGGAACAGAATGACGAATCTTACTGACGTGGGACAACTCTATATTCAGAGTCCCATGGTATTTTCAGGCTATGTCGATGGCCCTCGCATTTCTGAAAAAGACGAGATTGCTACAGGAGACTATGCACGGCTGACCCACACAGGCGATTTGATTTTAGAAGGTTGCGTCAATAATAAATGTATCGTCGGCGGCATGAACGTCTATCCCGAAGAGGTCGAGCGCGTCATTATGCAGTACTTCCCAGTCAAACACGTCATGGTCGCTGCCACTCCGCACTACGAGTTGGGGGAAGTTCTGATTGCTTATTATGAAAGTGATGTACCACTTTCTATCACTGACGTAAAAAAAGAACTGAGAAAGTACCTGGAACGTTATAAAGTACCGATGCGCTGGATTAAGGTACCCCAAATGCAATGGACATCCAGCGGTAAAATTGCACGCAAAGCTATGACAGAAATCTATGGACACTAA
- a CDS encoding thiolase family protein: MTEAVIIEAKRTPIGRYGGMFKHLEPEDLLKPLIQELTNLHVNIKNHIDDVIIGNTVGNGGNIARKALLHADLPQHIPGMTIDRQCGSGLEAVNLACRLIQSGAGEIYLAGGVESVSRAPWKIQKPQSLYEKKPPEIYERAPFTPDNYGDPSMLEAAENVAQMYHISRARQDDWAARSHARYHAHQTEIAREIVPVKAHGQWIEADESPKQNMTAQRLGKLRSIFPEGTVTVGNACPKSDGAALVLVMSKHKAWTLGLLPKLRFVDSEVSGVNPKVLGVGPVPAAEHALERQGWSVSDIDFTAFNEAFSSQVLASMDLLSLPAEKVNPYGGALAEGHPYGASGANLIARLVTIQTYNPGNKLMAAIGIGGGMGIASLFERVE; this comes from the coding sequence ATGACAGAAGCAGTGATTATCGAAGCGAAACGTACCCCCATCGGCCGATATGGCGGGATGTTTAAACATCTTGAACCCGAAGACCTGTTGAAGCCGTTGATACAAGAACTGACAAACTTGCACGTCAATATTAAAAATCATATCGATGATGTGATTATTGGCAACACGGTCGGCAACGGCGGGAATATCGCACGCAAAGCCTTACTCCACGCTGATTTGCCCCAACATATCCCGGGCATGACTATCGATCGCCAATGTGGCTCGGGCTTAGAAGCGGTGAATTTAGCTTGTCGTCTAATCCAAAGCGGTGCTGGAGAAATTTATCTGGCTGGCGGTGTAGAATCAGTCAGCCGAGCTCCCTGGAAGATTCAAAAGCCGCAGTCTTTATATGAAAAGAAACCTCCAGAAATTTACGAGCGCGCGCCTTTCACACCAGATAACTATGGTGACCCGAGCATGCTTGAAGCGGCAGAGAATGTGGCACAGATGTATCATATATCACGCGCCCGCCAAGATGACTGGGCAGCACGCAGCCACGCTCGCTATCATGCCCATCAAACAGAAATCGCTCGAGAAATAGTACCTGTGAAAGCACATGGGCAATGGATTGAGGCGGACGAGTCACCTAAACAGAACATGACCGCACAACGTTTAGGGAAATTACGGTCTATTTTTCCGGAAGGGACCGTAACAGTCGGCAATGCTTGTCCGAAAAGTGATGGGGCAGCCCTCGTATTAGTGATGTCGAAGCACAAAGCCTGGACATTAGGATTGTTGCCGAAATTGCGATTCGTGGACAGCGAGGTGTCAGGGGTGAATCCTAAAGTGCTCGGAGTCGGCCCAGTCCCAGCAGCTGAGCATGCATTAGAACGTCAAGGTTGGTCGGTTTCCGATATCGATTTCACAGCCTTTAACGAGGCATTCAGTTCGCAAGTCTTAGCTTCAATGGATCTCTTGAGCCTGCCAGCAGAGAAAGTCAATCCTTATGGCGGTGCTTTGGCAGAAGGTCATCCCTATGGTGCGAGCGGCGCCAATCTGATTGCGCGCTTGGTGACCATCCAAACTTATAACCCGGGAAATAAATTGATGGCCGCAATCGGAATCGGCGGTGGCATGGGAATCGCTAGCCTGTTCGAAAGGGTGGAATAA
- the arcA gene encoding arginine deiminase: MNEHPIKVNSEIGKLKTVLLKRPGKELENLVPEYLGELLFDDIPYLKVAQEEHDKFAQTLRDEGIEVVYLEDLAAEAIEDPEVRKQFIDDVLAESEETLLGHEDAVKALFEDLDNKELVEKVMAGVRKEEVETGHTHLVEYVDDSYPFYMNPMPNLYFTRDPQASIGNGMTVNRMYWPARRRESIFFTYILKHHPRFKDADVPVWLDRNSPYNIEGGDELVLSEEVVAVGISERTSAQAIEKLARQIFANPESKIKKIVAIEIANTRAFMHLDTVFTMIDYDKFTIHSAIEKKGDDMNIFTIEPSDDGKDIKITKTSNLKETLKDALGLDDITFIPTGDGDRIVGPREQWNDGSNTLTIRPGVVVTYDRNYVSNQLLRDNGIKVIEITGSELVRGRGGPRCMSQPLYREDI, encoded by the coding sequence ATGAATGAACATCCAATTAAAGTAAACAGTGAGATCGGAAAATTGAAAACGGTATTACTTAAACGCCCTGGTAAAGAATTAGAAAATTTAGTGCCTGAGTATCTTGGTGAATTGTTATTTGATGATATCCCATACTTGAAAGTAGCACAAGAAGAACATGATAAATTCGCGCAAACATTACGCGATGAAGGTATAGAAGTTGTTTATCTTGAAGACTTGGCAGCTGAAGCGATTGAAGATCCTGAAGTACGCAAACAATTTATTGATGATGTCTTAGCAGAATCAGAAGAAACATTATTAGGTCATGAAGATGCAGTGAAAGCCTTATTCGAAGACTTAGATAATAAAGAATTAGTTGAAAAAGTAATGGCAGGTGTGCGTAAAGAAGAAGTCGAAACAGGACATACACACTTGGTTGAATATGTAGATGATTCTTATCCATTCTACATGAATCCAATGCCTAACTTATATTTCACACGTGACCCGCAAGCATCTATCGGCAATGGTATGACAGTCAATCGTATGTATTGGCCAGCACGCCGTAGAGAATCTATTTTCTTCACATACATCTTGAAACATCATCCACGTTTCAAAGATGCAGATGTGCCGGTATGGTTAGACCGCAACTCACCATACAATATTGAAGGCGGAGATGAACTTGTATTATCTGAAGAAGTCGTAGCGGTAGGTATTTCTGAAAGAACTTCAGCACAAGCCATTGAAAAATTAGCACGTCAAATCTTTGCGAACCCAGAATCTAAAATTAAAAAAATCGTAGCGATTGAAATTGCGAATACACGTGCATTCATGCATTTAGACACAGTCTTCACAATGATTGATTACGATAAATTTACTATCCACTCAGCAATCGAGAAAAAAGGTGACGATATGAATATCTTCACTATCGAACCAAGTGACGATGGCAAAGATATTAAAATTACTAAAACTTCTAACTTAAAAGAAACATTAAAAGATGCCTTAGGTTTGGATGACATTACATTCATTCCGACTGGTGATGGTGACCGTATTGTAGGACCACGTGAACAATGGAATGACGGTTCAAATACTTTAACAATCCGTCCAGGAGTAGTAGTCACTTACGACCGCAACTATGTATCTAACCAATTATTACGCGATAACGGCATCAAAGTTATTGAGATTACAGGTAGTGAATTGGTTCGCGGAAGAGGGGGCCCTCGTTGCATGAGCCAACCTTTATACCGCGAAGATATCTAA
- the arcD gene encoding arginine-ornithine antiporter has translation MSEQLEQNKLSKTALIGLVIGSMIGGGAFNILSDMGGNAGGLAIIIGWIITAIGMISLAFVFQNLTNKRPDLDGGIYSYARAGFGDFVGFSSAWGYWFAAFLGNVAYATLLMSAVGNFFPIFKGGNTLPSIIVASILLWGVHFLILRGVETAALINSIVTVAKLIPIFLAIVCMLVAFHFDTFMAGFAGMKGNIALPLNFSNIMEQVKSTMLITVWVFTGIEGAVVFSGRAKTKKDVGTATVIGLLLVLVIYFLLTVLAQGVIAQGHISQLDQPSMASLLAHIVGPWGSTVVNIGLIISVLGAWLGWTLLAGELPFVVAKDKMFPKWFAKQNVNGAPVNSLLITNILVQLFLISMLFTESAYQFAFSLASSAILIPYAFSAFYQLKYTIQEDRKAHVQLVIGIISSIYAIWLIYAAGVDYLLLTMLLYIPGLFVYHRVQKNNQRKFIKRDYILMGFIILFAIIGIIRLATGAVNVF, from the coding sequence ATGAGCGAACAATTAGAACAAAATAAACTCAGTAAAACAGCTTTAATCGGTTTGGTCATTGGTTCCATGATCGGCGGCGGTGCCTTCAACATACTTTCAGACATGGGCGGCAATGCTGGTGGATTAGCAATCATCATCGGTTGGATTATTACAGCTATCGGTATGATTTCTTTAGCCTTTGTATTCCAAAACTTAACAAATAAACGTCCTGATTTAGATGGTGGGATTTATAGTTACGCCCGTGCAGGTTTCGGTGACTTCGTCGGTTTCTCCAGTGCATGGGGATATTGGTTTGCTGCCTTCTTAGGCAACGTAGCTTATGCGACTTTACTGATGTCAGCAGTCGGCAACTTCTTCCCGATATTTAAAGGTGGTAACACACTTCCTAGTATTATCGTAGCCTCCATCTTGCTATGGGGTGTGCACTTCTTGATTTTACGCGGTGTTGAAACAGCTGCTTTAATCAATAGTATTGTAACAGTTGCTAAATTAATTCCGATTTTCTTGGCTATCGTTTGTATGTTGGTAGCATTCCATTTTGACACTTTTATGGCAGGATTTGCTGGAATGAAAGGCAACATTGCTTTACCGCTTAACTTTTCAAATATTATGGAACAAGTAAAAAGTACCATGTTAATTACAGTGTGGGTCTTTACAGGTATAGAAGGTGCTGTCGTCTTCTCTGGCCGTGCTAAAACGAAAAAAGACGTCGGAACAGCTACAGTCATCGGACTCTTGTTAGTATTAGTGATTTACTTCTTATTAACTGTACTCGCACAAGGTGTCATTGCACAAGGTCATATTTCACAATTAGATCAGCCTTCAATGGCCAGCTTACTTGCACATATTGTAGGACCTTGGGGCTCAACAGTAGTTAATATCGGTTTAATTATCTCAGTACTCGGTGCTTGGTTAGGTTGGACATTGTTAGCAGGGGAATTACCATTTGTAGTAGCTAAAGACAAAATGTTCCCTAAATGGTTTGCTAAACAAAACGTCAACGGCGCACCTGTCAATTCATTATTAATTACTAACATCTTAGTACAATTATTCTTAATCAGTATGTTATTTACAGAAAGTGCTTATCAGTTTGCATTCTCACTCGCATCAAGTGCCATCTTAATTCCATATGCATTCAGTGCTTTCTACCAACTTAAATATACGATTCAAGAAGATCGCAAAGCACATGTGCAATTAGTCATCGGTATTATTTCATCAATCTATGCAATATGGCTCATTTACGCAGCAGGCGTGGACTACTTGTTGTTGACAATGCTGCTTTATATTCCGGGACTCTTTGTGTATCACCGTGTGCAAAAAAACAACCAACGAAAATTCATTAAACGCGACTACATCTTAATGGGATTCATTATCCTCTTCGCGATTATCGGTATCATCCGCTTAGCTACAGGTGCAGTCAACGTCTTCTAG
- a CDS encoding Crp/Fnr family transcriptional regulator, translating to MSRTTETFQSSIQELSKMLEVPSGLIVPHLSEIYVRNYEKGQVIYYQGSEADSIYLLIEGYVSRERLNENGDDYLMLNRGHTLFPISHLFEQEHYEESCTALTDALIVRVPKNLIEYLSKNNEDTFVKIFTLLRQEQQISINRNMALMGRNAEQKVINTLRILGETIGNDQGAYYEIDKVMTVTLLSALAGVSREKASHVVRGLSNNNLVLKNYQTWTISKSI from the coding sequence ATGAGCAGGACAACTGAGACCTTTCAGTCCTCAATTCAAGAATTATCCAAAATGTTAGAAGTGCCGTCAGGATTGATTGTTCCGCACCTTTCTGAAATTTACGTTCGGAATTATGAAAAGGGACAAGTCATTTACTATCAAGGATCAGAAGCGGACAGCATCTATTTATTAATAGAAGGTTATGTATCGCGAGAACGTTTGAACGAAAATGGTGATGACTATTTAATGCTGAACCGCGGCCACACATTATTTCCAATCAGCCATCTTTTTGAACAAGAACATTATGAAGAATCTTGTACCGCGTTGACTGATGCACTCATTGTTCGTGTACCTAAAAATTTGATTGAATACTTGAGCAAGAATAATGAAGACACCTTCGTTAAAATCTTTACCTTGTTGCGCCAAGAACAGCAAATCAGCATTAATCGCAACATGGCCTTGATGGGGCGCAACGCCGAACAGAAAGTCATCAACACCTTGCGCATACTAGGTGAGACCATCGGCAACGACCAAGGCGCCTATTACGAAATCGACAAAGTGATGACCGTAACTCTGTTAAGCGCATTAGCAGGCGTCTCCAGAGAAAAGGCCAGCCATGTCGTGCGCGGCCTCAGCAACAATAACTTAGTCTTGAAAAACTATCAAACTTGGACCATCAGCAAGTCCATCTAA
- a CDS encoding arginine repressor gives MEKEKRLELIKLLLKNNKISTVRELAEILEEQYNLIFSMTTVAKDLQELNVTKVPNGANQSYYVLPEKNSAKSYREAFKKYRQNSVNSVIVKDSYILIKTEPGFARTINYCIDQMQLPHVLGTVSGNDVIMVLLKSAEEAEYVKYLLLET, from the coding sequence ATGGAGAAAGAAAAGCGTCTTGAATTGATTAAATTATTACTGAAGAATAATAAAATTTCGACGGTGCGTGAGTTGGCGGAAATTTTGGAGGAGCAATATAATTTGATTTTCAGTATGACGACGGTGGCGAAGGATTTGCAGGAGTTGAATGTCACTAAGGTCCCGAATGGTGCGAATCAATCGTATTATGTGCTGCCTGAGAAGAATTCTGCGAAGAGTTATCGTGAAGCGTTTAAGAAGTATCGGCAGAATAGTGTGAATTCGGTGATTGTGAAGGATAGTTATATCTTGATTAAGACGGAGCCTGGGTTTGCGCGTACGATTAATTATTGTATTGATCAGATGCAGTTGCCGCATGTGTTGGGTACGGTGAGCGGTAATGATGTGATTATGGTGTTGTTGAAGTCCGCAGAAGAAGCGGAGTATGTGAAGTATTTATTATTAGAGACTTAA
- a CDS encoding ThiF family adenylyltransferase, whose translation MNSASADRFSRQTRYAPFGVKGQKALESAHLLVMGAGALGSHLAEQLVRMGVGKLTIVDMDIVEISNLHRQALYDEADALEMRPKVYALADKLRQINSEVEIQPLYQEITPTNIERMLTDVAPDMLLDGMDHFAIRFLFNEVCHKLGLPWVYGAAVGGKGTVYAIDYTGPCLRCLMSEAPETAESCAINGVIPPVILQVVSYQIAEVMRYMAGTGFSGKLLTVEPFNMKQQSMDVSRMKNPDCPVCSGQAAYEMLGVAEPKRVEGSCGDTYVFRFKPQHFDNADLFPGHILKANPYVKLLDIGGRSATLFKDGRMNVHGIEDAETAEALYQHLLKAMK comes from the coding sequence ATGAATTCCGCCTCAGCTGACCGCTTCAGTCGCCAAACACGTTATGCTCCTTTTGGTGTTAAGGGACAGAAAGCTTTGGAGAGTGCCCATCTGCTAGTAATGGGCGCCGGCGCTTTGGGCAGTCATTTAGCAGAACAATTGGTGCGCATGGGTGTCGGTAAGTTAACGATTGTAGATATGGATATTGTAGAAATATCTAACTTGCACCGACAAGCGTTGTATGATGAAGCGGATGCGTTAGAAATGCGTCCGAAAGTCTATGCCTTAGCTGATAAATTACGTCAAATCAACTCGGAAGTTGAAATCCAACCCCTTTATCAGGAAATCACTCCGACTAATATTGAACGTATGCTGACAGATGTTGCTCCCGACATGCTGTTAGACGGCATGGATCATTTCGCCATCCGCTTCTTATTCAATGAAGTGTGTCATAAACTTGGTTTGCCATGGGTTTATGGCGCAGCGGTCGGCGGCAAAGGTACGGTTTACGCTATTGATTATACAGGTCCTTGCTTACGCTGCTTAATGAGCGAAGCGCCTGAAACTGCTGAAAGTTGTGCAATTAATGGTGTTATTCCGCCAGTAATCTTGCAAGTGGTCAGTTATCAAATTGCTGAAGTAATGCGTTATATGGCAGGCACAGGCTTCTCTGGCAAATTGCTGACTGTTGAACCCTTTAATATGAAGCAACAAAGTATGGATGTCAGTCGTATGAAAAATCCTGATTGTCCAGTCTGCAGCGGACAGGCTGCTTATGAAATGCTCGGGGTAGCTGAGCCGAAAAGGGTAGAAGGCAGTTGCGGCGATACTTACGTCTTCCGCTTTAAGCCGCAGCATTTTGACAATGCTGACTTGTTTCCCGGCCATATCTTAAAAGCAAATCCTTATGTGAAATTGCTGGATATTGGTGGCCGGTCTGCTACTTTGTTTAAAGATGGTCGTATGAATGTACATGGAATAGAGGATGCTGAAACTGCAGAAGCGTTATATCAGCATTTATTGAAAGCGATGAAATAA